In the genome of Flaviflexus ciconiae, one region contains:
- a CDS encoding thymidine kinase codes for MSELVFFSGTMDCGKSTLALQLAYNRNARGLQGLIFSRNDRAGEGRLSSRLGLDVPAIEVGPGTNIWKLITDRRMAGDRVDFLVCDEVQFYSIDQVEQLARIVDEIDIDVFGFGITTDFRTALFPGSARMMELADRVERLQVEALCWCGARATHNARTVNGLMVTEGEQIVVGDTGSKDNVGYEVLCRKHHLRAMTAASVRATALTEDALPLGGPGE; via the coding sequence TTGAGCGAGCTCGTCTTCTTCTCGGGAACGATGGACTGCGGCAAATCGACCCTTGCCCTGCAACTGGCCTACAACCGTAATGCTCGTGGCCTGCAGGGGCTTATCTTCTCCCGCAATGACCGTGCGGGCGAAGGCAGACTCTCCTCCCGCCTCGGGCTCGACGTCCCAGCGATCGAGGTCGGTCCCGGCACCAACATTTGGAAGCTCATCACGGATCGTCGCATGGCGGGGGACCGCGTCGATTTTCTCGTGTGCGACGAGGTCCAGTTCTATTCGATCGACCAGGTCGAGCAGCTTGCCAGAATCGTTGACGAAATCGATATCGACGTCTTCGGTTTCGGCATCACCACCGATTTCCGTACGGCCCTGTTCCCGGGCTCGGCACGCATGATGGAACTGGCGGACAGGGTCGAAAGACTTCAGGTTGAAGCCCTGTGCTGGTGCGGCGCACGAGCCACACACAATGCTCGAACCGTTAACGGCCTCATGGTGACCGAGGGTGAACAGATCGTCGTCGGCGACACCGGCTCAAAAGACAATGTTGGTTACGAGGTGCTGTGCCGAAAGCACCACCTCCGTGCGATGACAGCGGCCTCTGTTCGTGCCACGGCGCTGACGGAAGATGCGTTGCCGCTCGGTGGGCCGGGCGAATAG
- a CDS encoding single stranded DNA-binding domain-containing protein yields MRIAGEVEITGRIQALTLPAVGFHPTFKVRLASDELTVDLVFVGHRSLPGFRVGRHMTARGKIVAGDHPVIYNPIYWLKADAS; encoded by the coding sequence GTGAGGATCGCCGGTGAGGTCGAGATCACGGGCAGGATCCAGGCGCTGACACTCCCGGCAGTGGGTTTCCATCCCACCTTCAAAGTGCGGCTCGCCAGTGACGAACTGACCGTCGACCTCGTCTTCGTCGGCCACCGGTCCCTCCCGGGCTTCCGGGTCGGCCGGCACATGACTGCGCGTGGCAAGATCGTCGCGGGTGACCACCCCGTTATCTACAACCCCATCTACTGGCTGAAAGCGGATGCCTCATGA
- a CDS encoding DUF3159 domain-containing protein: MSERDNPDNTVPDETPAKKTGIASVVAEDFSVWQAVGGVRGLAEAVLPSVLFVIVFLVTSEIVPAVGTAIAVVVICLAIRLIQRIDITPALGGAFGVAISGIWAWRSGEAENYFAMGLWTNGAYLAVFLISLIATWPLIGVAVALLRGEDQSWRTDPEQASRKRRYYTATWLWVGLFGLRLAVQLPLYLADDQVGALGIARIVMGPFLFAIVAWLTWMLCREPSEVLAPTAGRAEGEHREAGADTQHVERGDRASERVEEAPRDPTNHPDSSSAPNS, from the coding sequence ATGAGCGAGCGAGATAACCCGGACAACACCGTCCCGGATGAAACGCCGGCCAAAAAGACAGGCATAGCTTCCGTCGTTGCCGAGGACTTCTCGGTATGGCAGGCCGTCGGCGGTGTCCGCGGCCTCGCGGAGGCCGTCCTGCCTTCCGTTCTCTTTGTCATCGTTTTCCTGGTCACCAGTGAAATTGTTCCCGCCGTTGGCACGGCCATTGCCGTCGTCGTTATCTGCCTCGCGATCCGCCTGATCCAGCGCATCGACATCACGCCCGCTCTTGGCGGTGCCTTCGGTGTTGCCATATCGGGTATTTGGGCGTGGCGCTCCGGAGAGGCCGAGAACTATTTTGCGATGGGACTGTGGACCAACGGCGCCTACCTTGCCGTCTTTCTCATTTCCCTCATTGCCACCTGGCCACTCATCGGCGTTGCCGTGGCGCTCCTGCGTGGCGAGGATCAGTCGTGGCGCACGGACCCCGAACAGGCCTCCCGGAAGCGTCGCTACTATACGGCCACCTGGCTCTGGGTCGGACTCTTCGGGCTCCGTCTCGCCGTGCAGCTACCGCTTTACCTTGCGGATGATCAGGTCGGTGCCCTCGGCATCGCCCGTATCGTCATGGGCCCCTTCCTCTTCGCCATCGTCGCCTGGCTTACCTGGATGCTCTGTCGCGAACCTTCCGAGGTCCTGGCACCCACGGCAGGCCGGGCAGAAGGCGAGCACCGCGAGGCGGGGGCAGATACTCAGCACGTCGAGCGCGGTGATCGTGCCTCGGAGCGAGTTGAAGAGGCCCCGCGCGACCCGACGAACCACCCGGATTCATCCTCCGCACCGAATTCGTAG
- a CDS encoding DUF3093 family protein, producing MGHVPKVRIVQAGNGPTGIELQCGRAHIDLAHLGEAYVLDEDGMHERLGVESSGRDFVCYSPWVKTGVVIDNIDDADPIESWVICSRRPDRLVESLKTHTPSR from the coding sequence GTGGGCCATGTCCCCAAGGTCCGGATCGTCCAGGCGGGCAATGGACCGACCGGGATTGAGTTGCAGTGCGGCCGGGCACACATTGACCTCGCCCATCTGGGCGAGGCCTATGTACTAGATGAGGATGGGATGCACGAACGGCTCGGAGTCGAATCCTCCGGCCGGGACTTTGTCTGCTACTCCCCCTGGGTTAAAACCGGGGTCGTGATCGACAACATTGACGACGCAGATCCCATTGAATCCTGGGTGATCTGCTCCCGCCGTCCCGACAGGCTTGTCGAATCTCTTAAGACGCACACTCCGAGCAGATAA
- a CDS encoding class I SAM-dependent RNA methyltransferase: MRIDIEAGQPVHGGYTLARIDGRIVLVEGAAPGEKVEVEIDDTQKPWRGTVTAVHEPSADRVPHIWDVAGGAELGYLKRSAQLDWKTAVLNDAIDHLGGGLADHLKQGGLTVKVNEVGPGLGTRTRLDLEVDESGKLAMYAHGTNTLVPIDSMPLAAVAINDIIADQEAWTGTWQPGDSVRILAPSGQGPAVAVGKDVYRAPGQKTSSRVMERAAGYTWEVTATGFWQTHEKAPVTLLDAVIKGARLRKSDRVAEFYGGAGLFTLPLTKQARAVRMWEGNAGAVRDAKRNAPDAKITQSPINAKVLAEGSRGADVVIADPSRSGLGIPGAKALAASDAQAIALVSCDPAALARDVSAMVEEGRTVQSLASYDLFPHTMHIEAVTILS, from the coding sequence GTGAGAATTGACATCGAGGCAGGCCAGCCGGTTCACGGGGGATACACCCTGGCAAGAATCGACGGACGCATCGTTCTCGTCGAGGGCGCAGCCCCCGGAGAGAAAGTCGAAGTAGAAATCGATGACACCCAAAAGCCCTGGCGCGGCACGGTAACCGCCGTGCACGAGCCGTCCGCCGATCGTGTCCCTCATATCTGGGACGTTGCCGGCGGCGCCGAGCTTGGCTACCTCAAGCGCTCCGCGCAACTCGATTGGAAGACCGCGGTCCTCAACGACGCGATCGACCACCTTGGGGGAGGCCTCGCAGACCACCTCAAGCAGGGTGGCCTGACCGTCAAGGTCAACGAGGTCGGCCCGGGCCTTGGCACGAGAACCCGGCTTGACCTGGAGGTGGACGAGTCCGGCAAGCTCGCCATGTACGCGCACGGCACCAACACCCTGGTCCCGATCGATTCCATGCCGCTTGCGGCTGTCGCAATCAACGACATTATTGCCGACCAGGAAGCCTGGACGGGGACCTGGCAGCCCGGCGATAGCGTCCGCATCCTTGCACCGAGCGGGCAGGGCCCCGCCGTAGCCGTCGGTAAGGACGTCTACCGGGCCCCGGGGCAGAAGACCTCCTCCCGCGTGATGGAGAGGGCCGCCGGTTACACGTGGGAAGTAACCGCTACGGGATTCTGGCAAACCCACGAGAAGGCCCCCGTCACTCTGCTCGACGCCGTCATCAAGGGCGCCCGCCTGCGCAAGAGCGATCGCGTTGCCGAGTTCTACGGTGGAGCCGGCCTCTTTACGCTGCCGCTTACGAAGCAGGCGCGTGCGGTCCGCATGTGGGAAGGCAATGCCGGTGCCGTGAGGGACGCCAAGCGCAACGCGCCCGATGCGAAGATCACGCAGAGCCCGATCAATGCCAAGGTATTGGCCGAAGGCTCCAGGGGAGCCGACGTTGTCATTGCCGATCCGTCCCGGTCCGGGCTCGGCATTCCAGGGGCCAAGGCACTAGCAGCATCGGATGCTCAAGCCATTGCTCTTGTGTCTTGCGATCCCGCAGCCCTGGCACGCGACGTCTCCGCGATGGTCGAAGAAGGTCGAACCGTCCAGTCGCTTGCCTCCTACGACCTCTTCCCGCACACCATGCACATTGAGGCGGTAACGATTCTCAGCTAG
- a CDS encoding potassium channel family protein: MKVIIAGAGSVGRSIARELSSQTHDITLIDKERSAMRVASVPDVEWLLADACDPKALSEAGIDECDVIVAATGDDKSNLVVSMLSKLVYGVPRVIARVNNPRNEWLFDENWGVDVPVSTPRIMTSLVEEAVSEGNLVKMANFHRSGASLFQTNLPDSAPVVGLSIGEVVLPPGAVLTTVVRDGQPLPAERDLTLEAGDQVLILLSEEAELDLDLIGELMGSGGPDDEDIDDE; the protein is encoded by the coding sequence ATGAAAGTCATCATTGCCGGAGCCGGATCCGTCGGTCGTTCAATTGCTCGCGAACTATCCTCCCAGACTCATGACATCACCCTGATTGATAAAGAACGCTCCGCGATGAGAGTGGCCTCCGTTCCTGACGTCGAGTGGCTCCTCGCCGATGCCTGCGATCCGAAGGCGCTCTCGGAAGCCGGGATCGACGAATGCGATGTCATTGTCGCGGCTACCGGAGACGACAAGTCGAATCTTGTGGTCTCCATGCTCTCCAAGCTTGTTTACGGGGTTCCGCGGGTCATTGCTCGCGTCAACAACCCCCGTAACGAGTGGTTGTTCGACGAGAACTGGGGCGTCGACGTACCGGTGTCAACGCCCCGCATCATGACGTCGCTCGTTGAGGAAGCCGTCTCCGAAGGCAACCTGGTGAAGATGGCGAACTTCCACCGGTCGGGGGCTTCTCTTTTCCAGACTAACCTGCCGGACAGTGCACCCGTGGTAGGCCTATCAATCGGTGAAGTAGTCCTCCCGCCGGGAGCCGTTCTCACCACGGTTGTGCGCGACGGTCAGCCGCTCCCAGCCGAACGAGACCTCACCCTGGAAGCCGGCGACCAGGTCCTCATCCTGCTATCCGAAGAGGCCGAGCTCGACCTCGACCTCATCGGTGAACTCATGGGCTCCGGCGGCCCCGACGACGAAGACATCGACGACGAGTAA
- a CDS encoding DUF3710 domain-containing protein has product MGLFSRKKRQNAEPAVADSAQESAESAVETPATDGPFDIAEAPSVEGMHNFGVLYLPKQQGVRVQFTINKRTRAAMGALVQMLGSSLTLNVYAAPKTAGLWPDVRDEMVDSITKDGGSANFREGPFGPEVEATIPKKDVNEVRHVRYIGVDGPRWFLRAAVEGQAVMNTETREAIYDYLRKVVVDRGSEAHPVRDLLALDMPEAAQQRVEEKLGKVPVKKPRGPELPELA; this is encoded by the coding sequence TTGGGACTTTTCTCTCGTAAGAAGAGGCAGAACGCTGAGCCCGCAGTGGCGGACTCGGCTCAGGAATCGGCGGAGTCGGCGGTAGAAACTCCAGCAACCGACGGCCCCTTCGACATTGCGGAGGCACCCTCCGTTGAGGGAATGCACAATTTCGGCGTGCTTTACCTCCCGAAGCAACAGGGCGTCCGCGTCCAGTTCACGATCAACAAGAGAACCCGTGCAGCCATGGGAGCACTTGTTCAAATGCTCGGCTCCTCGCTGACCCTCAACGTTTATGCGGCACCGAAGACCGCTGGCCTGTGGCCCGACGTGCGCGACGAAATGGTTGACTCTATTACCAAGGATGGCGGCAGCGCGAACTTCCGCGAGGGCCCGTTTGGTCCCGAGGTGGAGGCCACCATTCCAAAGAAGGACGTCAACGAAGTTCGACACGTCCGCTACATTGGCGTCGACGGCCCCCGCTGGTTCCTCCGCGCTGCGGTGGAAGGCCAAGCCGTCATGAACACCGAGACTCGCGAAGCCATCTACGACTACCTGCGCAAGGTCGTGGTCGATCGCGGCTCCGAGGCTCATCCCGTCCGAGATCTTCTGGCTTTGGATATGCCGGAGGCAGCTCAGCAGCGTGTCGAAGAGAAGCTCGGCAAGGTTCCCGTGAAGAAGCCGCGCGGGCCGGAGCTTCCGGAGCTTGCGTGA
- a CDS encoding potassium channel family protein, with amino-acid sequence MHYVIMGCGRVGATLAIELSERGHSVSIIDQDSEAFSRLPDDFSGQQVTGVGFDREALEEAGIAEAEGFAAVSSGDNSNIIAARVVRETFGVSNVVARIYDPERAAIYERFGVPTVPTVSWTTDQVMRRLIPLPAQVELRNSTADLSVYHVQVGESWLGRSIGELEDLLPLRVAFLVRGGEGVLPRYDTVIQQGDEVRVAASPTHIRRIEAVLADGPSEVTE; translated from the coding sequence GTGCACTACGTCATTATGGGATGTGGTCGGGTGGGTGCCACGCTCGCAATTGAGCTGAGCGAACGCGGTCACTCCGTCTCCATCATTGATCAGGACTCCGAGGCCTTCTCCCGGCTCCCGGACGATTTCTCGGGCCAGCAGGTTACCGGGGTTGGCTTCGACCGCGAAGCTCTCGAAGAGGCTGGTATTGCGGAAGCTGAAGGCTTCGCCGCCGTCTCCTCGGGCGACAATTCGAACATCATCGCTGCCCGCGTGGTCCGCGAGACATTCGGCGTATCCAACGTTGTTGCCCGGATCTACGATCCCGAACGGGCCGCCATCTACGAACGGTTCGGAGTGCCAACTGTTCCCACCGTGTCGTGGACAACCGATCAGGTCATGCGCAGGCTTATCCCCCTGCCCGCACAGGTCGAGCTCCGCAATTCCACGGCCGACCTATCCGTCTACCACGTCCAGGTCGGCGAGTCGTGGCTTGGTCGGTCCATCGGAGAGCTCGAAGACCTGCTACCGCTCAGGGTGGCTTTCCTCGTACGCGGCGGCGAGGGTGTTCTCCCCCGCTACGACACCGTTATCCAGCAGGGCGACGAAGTGAGAGTGGCCGCCTCCCCCACTCATATTCGCAGGATCGAAGCGGTCCTCGCGGACGGCCCGTCGGAGGTGACCGAATGA
- a CDS encoding alkaline phosphatase family protein: MTPRVTDVLAGAVGVLGQNLPGLDTATSKARLGLPDAKRVIVVLVDGLGHANLTARTGHAPYLRRRLANSPDPIRTVSPSTTAAAITGLGTGLFPGQTAMAGYSLRDPRTGEPFNLISWNTDLRAEDWQTRPTIAESLVEAGMELAVVQPAKFVGSGLTNAAWRGGRPVVGETLDDRVDGALAALTTTNLVYLYWGELDHTGHGKGWQSDQWIAELELLDGGLARLSRQAPADTLIIVTADHGMIDVEERIDIAAVPALAEGVDLVAGEERATQVYTKQADAVAGRWREYLGDRALVYTKEEWIASGLLGRVSDQTRSAIGDVVAFSHGRLGIGDSRFMSAGALSIIGLHGSLTDEEMNVPCLVEVTS; encoded by the coding sequence ATGACTCCCCGCGTGACTGATGTGCTGGCCGGTGCGGTCGGCGTCCTTGGGCAGAACCTGCCCGGCCTCGATACGGCAACCTCCAAGGCCCGGCTGGGCCTACCAGATGCAAAACGAGTGATCGTTGTTCTTGTCGATGGCCTCGGGCACGCAAACCTGACTGCAAGAACGGGGCACGCGCCCTACCTGCGTCGGCGACTTGCGAATAGCCCCGATCCCATCCGCACGGTCTCTCCATCGACAACCGCAGCTGCCATTACCGGGCTCGGCACCGGCCTCTTCCCCGGGCAGACCGCCATGGCCGGCTATTCGCTAAGAGACCCCCGCACGGGCGAGCCCTTCAACCTCATCTCCTGGAACACGGACTTGAGGGCCGAGGACTGGCAGACCCGCCCAACGATTGCCGAGAGCCTCGTGGAAGCGGGCATGGAACTGGCGGTTGTCCAGCCCGCCAAGTTCGTCGGCTCAGGGCTGACAAACGCCGCGTGGCGGGGCGGACGCCCCGTCGTTGGTGAAACCCTCGACGACCGCGTTGATGGAGCTCTGGCGGCTCTTACAACCACGAATCTGGTGTACCTGTACTGGGGCGAGCTTGACCATACCGGGCACGGTAAGGGCTGGCAGTCCGATCAGTGGATCGCAGAGCTCGAACTGCTTGACGGAGGGCTGGCCAGACTGTCCCGGCAGGCCCCGGCGGACACTCTCATTATTGTGACCGCCGATCACGGCATGATTGACGTGGAAGAACGAATCGATATTGCCGCGGTCCCGGCACTTGCCGAGGGCGTTGACCTTGTTGCCGGTGAGGAACGTGCCACCCAGGTGTACACGAAACAAGCGGATGCGGTGGCGGGCCGGTGGCGAGAATATTTGGGTGATCGAGCCCTCGTGTACACGAAGGAAGAGTGGATCGCTTCCGGCCTGCTCGGCCGAGTAAGTGACCAGACCCGCTCCGCCATTGGAGACGTCGTTGCCTTCTCTCATGGCAGACTTGGCATCGGAGATTCCCGGTTTATGAGCGCGGGAGCCCTCAGCATTATCGGCCTGCACGGGTCGCTAACCGATGAGGAAATGAATGTTCCGTGCCTAGTGGAGGTTACTTCTTGA
- a CDS encoding DUF4193 domain-containing protein translates to MATDYDAPRKRDEDMEEDSLQQLKTSRSGSQSGSVDVDEAEAADSYELPGADLSNVELSVSVLPAQADEFTCSECFLVHHRSQLAYEKDGMLICSECAS, encoded by the coding sequence ATGGCGACAGATTACGATGCACCTCGCAAGCGCGACGAAGACATGGAGGAGGATTCCCTCCAGCAGCTGAAGACCAGCCGCTCGGGCTCGCAGTCCGGTTCGGTTGATGTTGACGAGGCCGAGGCCGCGGATTCCTATGAGCTTCCGGGCGCTGACCTGTCGAACGTTGAGCTGTCCGTCTCGGTTCTCCCGGCACAGGCCGATGAGTTCACGTGCTCAGAGTGCTTCCTCGTCCACCACCGTAGCCAGCTGGCTTACGAGAAGGACGGAATGCTTATCTGCTCGGAGTGTGCGTCTTAA
- the sepH gene encoding septation protein SepH, with translation MLELEFLGIQPDGNTMTLNDSDGNRYSLPITDELRGALRRDRVPSPTEEPKPMSPRDIQAHFRAGRSLEELSELTNMPISQLSPYEYPILAEREYAANQARAYRIGHEIGSLTVEELVTSRLKSRDVNPEAIEWDAKREVGKNWELTATYTVAGRETRSVWTINQSTSSLTALNDEARWLSETEIPVKDSPWRPLAPSPASSPSRVEDEVVVLQSAETSPEAKEDSGESIVSMLDTLSARRGTKQPIVMEDDEFPPAAHPPASRPEEATDATILSLPPRPSRASRSASAAEPTQDSMPSAATAPGAEADSEVTDKQAEDTANETTDEAQSSQSAAEAEATTETAKEENKAEGKSDEGDTLFSESTPPKPKKKRGGNRPAMPSWDEIVFGHPKK, from the coding sequence ATGCTCGAGCTCGAGTTCCTCGGGATTCAGCCCGACGGAAACACCATGACGCTGAACGACTCGGACGGGAACAGGTACTCGTTGCCCATTACCGACGAGCTTCGCGGAGCCCTGCGCCGCGACCGCGTCCCGAGCCCGACGGAGGAGCCAAAGCCCATGTCCCCCAGGGATATCCAGGCCCACTTCCGGGCGGGCCGGTCCCTCGAAGAGCTGTCCGAACTAACAAACATGCCGATCTCCCAGCTCTCCCCCTACGAGTATCCGATTCTCGCCGAACGCGAATACGCGGCGAACCAGGCCCGCGCCTATCGGATCGGTCACGAGATCGGCTCCCTCACCGTCGAGGAACTCGTCACATCTCGCCTCAAGTCTCGCGATGTGAACCCCGAAGCGATCGAATGGGACGCCAAACGCGAAGTTGGAAAGAACTGGGAGCTGACCGCCACGTACACCGTTGCGGGCCGCGAAACAAGGTCCGTGTGGACCATCAACCAGTCGACAAGCTCCCTGACGGCTCTCAACGACGAAGCCCGCTGGCTCTCTGAAACCGAGATCCCCGTCAAGGATTCCCCGTGGCGCCCCCTGGCACCCTCCCCCGCTTCCTCACCTTCCCGCGTGGAAGACGAGGTCGTTGTCCTGCAGAGCGCAGAGACCTCACCCGAGGCGAAGGAAGACTCCGGAGAGTCCATCGTTTCCATGCTTGACACGCTGTCCGCCCGCCGCGGAACAAAGCAACCGATTGTCATGGAAGATGACGAGTTCCCACCCGCCGCTCATCCCCCGGCTTCCCGCCCTGAGGAAGCGACGGACGCAACCATACTTTCCCTGCCACCGCGCCCGAGCAGAGCCTCTCGCTCCGCCTCCGCCGCTGAGCCGACGCAGGACTCTATGCCGTCGGCAGCCACCGCGCCCGGAGCCGAGGCCGACTCAGAAGTTACGGACAAGCAGGCGGAAGACACCGCGAACGAAACGACCGACGAAGCACAGTCTTCCCAGTCCGCGGCGGAAGCCGAGGCAACGACGGAGACTGCGAAGGAAGAGAACAAGGCAGAGGGCAAGTCCGACGAAGGCGACACTCTATTCTCGGAGTCCACACCGCCCAAGCCCAAGAAGAAGCGCGGCGGCAACCGTCCCGCCATGCCGTCCTGGGATGAGATCGTCTTCGGACACCCCAAGAAGTAG